One genomic window of Pagrus major chromosome 22, Pma_NU_1.0 includes the following:
- the LOC141017759 gene encoding uncharacterized protein: protein MTAKFYFMQQKLQADLNLWPRPQWCDNGVGSAMNQHEDREEGVPPSKAALCGQHEAQRQEKQRPDSAGSSCVCVSSVTGLWTISPTSKMDTSLLIRGLIPEQQHTPDSPEPDPEPEPGPGPGPTCVSIRRYRSMDKDIHFKDGRLSADQSSEHQRPDSAGTSQVSFKDVQSMFERCKLTYGQNPAQKRIHQQRPGCPESGFVSLKSGYESLDRHIEMKHGRPSSYPRQEWTRTDSAGPGPGPGPGPGPGPGPGPGPSSVSIKSNRSRDSPIHFKDGHLSSDQRIHQQRPGCPESGFVSLKSGYESLDRHIEMKHGRPSSYPSSEHQRPDSAGTSQVSFKEVQSMFERYKLTYGQNPAQKRIHQQRPGCPESGFVSLKSGYESLDRHIEMKHGRPSSYPSSVSIKSNRSRDSPIHFKDGHLSSDQSSQHQRRPDCPGPEPDLDSIFKLLEESIVYFVKKELKKIQRVLSPDYPECLESQSEDEEVLDGEDEEQRRSSREALLKVTLHFLRRMNQEELADCLQSRTIAPVCRRKLKSNLKKKFQCVFEGIAKAGNPTLLNEIYTELYITEGGTAEVSNEHEVRQVETASRKPKRLETTIRQEDIFKASPGRDEPIRRVMTQGVAGIGKTVLTQKFTLDWAEDKANQDIHFTFPFTFRELNVLKEKKFSLVELVHHFFTETKEAGICRFEEFQVVFIFDGLDECRPPLDFHNTEILTDVTESTSVDVLLTNLIRGKLLPSARLWITTRPASASQIPRECVDMVTEVRGFTDPQKEEYFRKRFRDEEQASRIISHIKTSQSLHIMCHIPVFCWITATVLEDVLKTREGGELPKTLTEMYIHFLVVQLKLKNIRYDGGAETDPIWNKNNKKMIESLGKLAFEQLQKGNLIFYESDLTECGIDIRAASVYSGVFTEIFKEESGLYQDKVFCFVHLSVQEFLAALHVHLTFINSGVNLMSEEQIISWRSEVFRNKPKLTNLHQSAVDKALQSPNGHLDLFLRFLLGLSLETNQNLLRGLLTQTGSSSQTNQKTVEYIKKKISEDLTPERSINLFHCLNELNDGSLVEEIQQYLRSGSLSTDKLSPAQWSALVFILLSSEKDLDVFDLKKYSASELALLRLLPVVKASNKALLTYCNLSERSCRALSSVLSSQSSSLRELDLSHNNLQDSGVKLLCSGLESPHCKLESLRLTDCYLSERSCEALSSVLTSQSSSLTELELTNNNLQDLGVKLLSSGLKSPHCKLETLRLSGCLVTWEGCASMASALSSNPSHLRELDLSYNHPGDSGVNVLSAGHPQWRLQTLRLDHGGEQRLKPGLKKYFCELTVDTKTVNRNLKLSDNYRKMTHVEEYQPHPNHPDRFDSWVQLLCRTGLTGRCYWEVEWRGWVYVTVAYRGITRKGNFNDSRFGRNDQSWSLKCSDDAGYSVWHNNRQTVLPLSSSVSNRVAVYVDCPAGTLSFYRVSSDSRIHLHTFNTTFTEPLYPGFGFLSPGSSVSLCSVSAESDC, encoded by the exons GTTTAATCccagagcagcagcacacaccAGACTCACCTGAACCTGaccctgaacctgaacctggacctggacctggacccaCCTGTGTGTCCATCAGGAGGTACCGGTCAATGGACAAAGATATTCACTTCAAAGATGGACGCCTCTCTGCTGATCAGAG ctcAGAGCATcagagaccagactctgctggaACCAGCCAGGTTTCCTTCAAGGATGTCCAGTCGATGTTTGAACGTTGTAAGCTCACATATGGACAAAATCCTGCCCAGAAGAG GATCCATCAGCAGAGACCAGGTTGTCCTGAATCTGGCTTTGTGTCCCTGAAGAGTGGCTACGAGTCTCTGGACAGACATATTGAAATGAAGCATGGACGACCCTCATCTTATCCAAGGCAAGAATGGACT agaacagactctgctggacctggacctggacctggacccggacctggacctggacccggACCCGGACCTGGACCCAGCTCTGTGTCCATCAAGAGTAACCGTTCCAGGGACAGCCCTATTCACTTCAAAGATGGACACCTCTCTTCTGATCAGAG GATCCATCAGCAGAGACCAGGTTGTCCTGAATCTGGCTTTGTGTCCCTGAAGAGTGGCTACGAGTCTCTGGACAGACATATTGAAATGAAGCATGGACGACCCTCATCTTATCCAAG ctcAGAGCATcagagaccagactctgctggaACCAGCCAGGTTTCCTTCAAGGAGGTCCAGTCGATGTTTGAACGTTATAAGCTCACATATGGACAAAATCCTGCCCAGAAGAG GATCCATCAGCAGAGACCAGGTTGTCCTGAATCTGGCTTTGTGTCCCTGAAGAGTGGCTACGAGTCTCTGGACAGACATATTGAAATGAAGCATGGACGACCCTCATCTTATCCAAG CTCTGTGTCCATCAAGAGTAACCGTTCCAGGGACAGCCCTATTCACTTCAAAGATGGACACCTCTCTTCTGATCAGAG CTCACAGCATCAGCGGAGACCAGACTGTCCTGGACCTGAACCTGacctggactccatatttaAG CTGCTCGAGGAAAGCATTGTCTATTTTGTGAAGAAAGAGCTGAAGAAGATCCAGAGAGTCCTGAGTccagattacccagaatgcttagagagtcagagtgaggatgaggaggtgttggacggtgaggatgaagagcagaggaggagcagcagagaggcgtTACTGAAGGTCACACTGCACTTCCTGAGGAGGATGaaccaggaggagctggctgactgtctgcagagca GAACTATTGCTCCAGTGTGTCGACGTAAACTGAAGTCCAACCTGaagaagaagttccagtgtgtgtttgaggggatcgctaaagcaggaaacccaacccttctgaatgagatctacacagagctctacatcacagagggagggactgcagaggtcagtaatgaacatgaggtcagacaggttgaaacagcatccaggaaaccaaaGAGACTagaaacaacaatcagacaagaagacatctttaaagcctcacctggaagagacgaaccaatcagaagagtgatgacacagggagtggctggcatcgggaaaacagtcttaacacagaagttcactctggactgggctgaagacaaagccaaccaggacatacacttcacatttccattcactttcagagagctgaatgtgctgaaagagaaaaagttcagcttggtggagcttgttcatcacttcttcactgaaaccaaagaagcaGGAATCTGCAGgtttgaagagttccaggttgtgttcatctttgacggtctggatgagtgtcgacctcctctggacttccacaacactgagatcctgactgatgttacagagtccacctcagtggatgtgctgctgacaaacctcatcagggggaaactgcttccctctgctcgcctctggataaccacacgacctgcatCAGCCAGTCAGATCCCTCgtgagtgtgttgacatggtgacagaggtcagagggttcactgacccacagaaggaggagtacttcaggaagaggttcagagatgaggagcaggccagcagaatcatctcccacatcaagacatcacaaagcctccacatcatgtgccacatcccagtcttctgctggatcactgctacagttctggaggatgtgttgaagaccagagagggaggagagctgcccaagaccctgactgagatgtacatccacttcctggtggttcagttGAAACTGAAGAACATCAggtatgatggaggagctgagacagatccaatctggaataaaaataacaagaagATGATTGaatctctgggaaaactggcttttgagcagctgcagaaaggaaacctgatcttctatgaatcagacctgacagagtgtggcatcgatatcagagcagcctcagtgtactcaggagtgttcacagagatctttaaagaggagagtggactgtaccaggacaaggtgttctgcttcgtccatctgagtgttcaggagtttctggctgctcttcatgtccatctgacattcatcaactctggagtcaatctgATGTCAGAAGAACAAATAATATCCTGGAGGTCTGAAGTCTTTAGAAACAAACCTAAACTAACAAATCTCCACCAGAGTGCCGTGGacaaggccttacagagtccaaatggacacctggacttgttcctccgctttctcctgggtctttcactggAGACCAATCAGAATCTCCTACGAGGTCTgctgacacagacaggaagtagctcacaaaccaaccagaAAACAGTTGagtacatcaagaagaagatcagtgagGATCTGactccagagagaagcatcaatctgttccactgtctgaatgaactgaatgatggttctctagtggaggagatccaacagtacctgagatcaggaagtctctccacagataaactgtctcctgctcagtggtcagctctggtcttcatcttactgtcatcagaaaaagatctggacgtgtttgacctgaagaaatactctgcttcagaactggctcttctgaggctgctgccagtggtcaaagcctccaacaaagctct GCTGACCTATTgtaacctctcagagagaagctgtagAGCTCTGTcttcagttctcagctcccagtcctctagtctgagagagctggacctgagtcacaacaacctgcaggattcaggagtgaagcttctgtGTTCTGGACTtgagagtccacactgtaaactggaaaGTCTCAG GCTGACTGACTGttatctgtcagagagaagctgtgaagctctgtcctcagtgctcacctcccagtcctctagtctgacagagctggagctgaCAAACAACAACCTGCAAGATTTGggagtaaagctgctgtcatCTGGACTAAAGAGTCCACATTGTAAACtggaaactctcag ACTGTCAGGCTGTCTAGTCACATGGGAAGGCTGTGCTTCGATGGCCTCTGCTCTGagctccaacccctcccatctgagagagctggacctgagctacaaccacccaggagactcaggagtgaacGTGTTGTCTGCTGGACACCCACAGTGGAGACTGCAGACTCTCAG gcTGGACcatggtggagagcagaggtTAAAACCTGGTCTGAAGAAGT atttctgtgaactcacagtggacacaaaaacagtcaacagaaacctcaaactgtctgacaactaCAGGAAGATGACACATGTAGAGGAGTATCAACCACACCCTAATCATCCAGACAGATTTGACTCCTGggttcagctgctgtgtagaactggtctgactggtcgctgttactgggaggtcgagtggaggGGATGGGTTTATGTAACAGTGGCTTACAGAGGAATCACCAGGAAAGGGAACTTTAATGACAGCAGGTTTGGGAGAAAtgatcagtcctggagtctgaagTGCTCTGATGATGCTGGTTACTCCGTCTGGCACAATAACAGACAAAcagtcctccctctctcctcctcggtctctaacagagtagcagtgtatgtggactgtcctgctggcactctgtccttctacagagtctcctctgactcacggatccacctccacaccttcaacaccaccttcactgaacctctttatccCGGGTTTGGGTTTCTGTCTCctggttcctcagtgtctctgtgttctgtCTCTGCCGAGTCGGACTGCTGA